In the genome of Segatella copri, one region contains:
- a CDS encoding rhamnogalacturonan acetylesterase — protein sequence MKTRNFLFTSLLALASTVTANAQTFDIDMLKAQPVYSVENGQGYDIVAAPKAKSNAPFFYSVKVADGNYKVTVVLGSKKKAGKTVVRAESRRLMLDEVSTRKGEFKTYSFIVNKRSPYITDKKNVKIKAREKGYFTWDEKLTLEFTGAAPAVKSIKVEPAPAETTTVFLCGNSTVVDQFTEPYASWGQMITRWFGPEVAISNHAESGLTAGSFLASNRLDKVLAMMKKGDYVICEFGHNDQKEKYAGSGAWYNFSFNLKKFIDEVRKNGGNIIFVTPTQRRMFDKATHSKIQETHGDYPDAMRAVAKREGVPVIELHDMTRTFFETLGYENSKKSLVHYPANTYPNQPKALEDNTHFNPYGAYEVAKMVVMGMKQLNLPIVKYLRSDWKDYNPAQPDDFNQFVWYPSVNLDVTKPDGN from the coding sequence ATGAAAACTAGAAATTTTTTATTCACCAGTCTGCTGGCACTGGCTTCTACTGTAACCGCCAATGCCCAGACTTTTGATATTGATATGTTGAAGGCGCAGCCTGTTTATTCCGTAGAGAACGGACAGGGATACGATATCGTGGCTGCTCCAAAGGCAAAGAGTAATGCGCCTTTCTTCTATTCCGTGAAGGTGGCTGATGGCAACTATAAGGTGACCGTGGTGCTCGGTTCAAAGAAAAAGGCGGGCAAAACGGTGGTGCGTGCCGAAAGCCGCAGATTGATGCTCGATGAGGTGAGCACCAGGAAGGGTGAGTTCAAGACTTACTCCTTCATCGTGAACAAGCGCTCTCCTTATATTACTGATAAGAAGAATGTGAAAATCAAAGCCCGTGAGAAAGGATACTTTACCTGGGATGAAAAGCTGACCTTGGAGTTTACTGGTGCAGCCCCAGCAGTAAAGAGTATCAAGGTAGAACCGGCTCCTGCTGAAACTACCACCGTTTTCCTTTGTGGCAACTCTACGGTAGTAGATCAGTTTACGGAGCCATACGCTTCCTGGGGACAGATGATTACCCGATGGTTTGGTCCTGAGGTAGCTATCTCCAACCATGCCGAGAGCGGATTGACTGCAGGTTCTTTCCTCGCTTCCAACCGTCTGGACAAGGTATTGGCGATGATGAAGAAGGGCGATTATGTGATTTGTGAGTTCGGACACAACGACCAGAAGGAGAAGTATGCAGGCAGTGGTGCCTGGTATAATTTCTCTTTCAACCTGAAGAAATTCATTGACGAGGTACGCAAGAATGGTGGCAACATCATCTTCGTAACTCCTACCCAGCGCCGAATGTTCGACAAGGCTACCCATAGCAAGATTCAGGAAACTCATGGCGATTATCCTGATGCCATGCGAGCAGTGGCGAAACGAGAGGGCGTGCCTGTGATAGAACTTCACGATATGACCCGCACTTTCTTTGAGACTTTGGGTTACGAGAACAGTAAGAAGTCGCTGGTTCACTATCCGGCAAATACTTATCCTAACCAGCCTAAGGCTCTGGAGGATAACACCCACTTCAATCCATACGGAGCCTACGAGGTGGCTAAGATGGTGGTAATGGGCATGAAGCAGCTCAATCTGCCTATCGTGAAGTATCTACGCAGTGACTGGAAGGACTACAATCCTGCCCAGCCAGATGATTTCAATCAATTCGTGTGGTATCCATCCGTGAATCTGGATGTAACCAAGCCAGACGGAAATTAA